The genomic stretch ttttatatgtgcatttaattaaataacattatataaaaaaaaattagtaacaTATTTTATAATGTCAGTCatcaatattaaaatatataatattgtcagaaaaaatatataaccaCCATTAGCATTAAAAAACAATAAAGATATTAAAGGGCACAATAAGAAAGAGGATGAGATGtacatttttaaatatatagtgATGAAGAATAGTAACAGAAGTTAAACTTAgcatccaaaaaataaaaaacaaagttAAAAAGAGAGAATTCATGCACGAGCATCTCTTTTGAACCTCTAAACAAATTAAAGTAGAGGAGATTCTTCACTCTTCATAGGAATCTCCATTATCACCACCAccatagaaaaaaaataataataacatacACTACTATCTCCTAACCCATCTTTAACCTTCCATTTCATCAATCTCCAACTTCTAAATTAACACGTGCGTCACAAGATAAATATGGAAACAACCTATTTATATGATATAGTAATAATGAatattacataatatatatatatatatccaccATATGCATCATTCTCTAGTTAAAGacttcaattattttttggatatatatatatatatatagacacacATACAAGttaattaatgattaattatGAACCAGGGAAACAACCTAGATGATGATTGATGGTCATGAATTGGGACATGTTTGGATTTGATGAGAAGTAATTAGAAGTATCAGCAAACAAGTTATCCAAGCTTTTCCAATcaatattgttgttgttgttgttgttgttcctgTCATCACTGCAATACTCTTCATTGTTATTATTAATGGATGATGATTCTTTGACTGCAAAACTTGTTGTTGTTGGGCTATCTAGCTGTGGAAGCTCAATGAGTTGTTGATGATTATTTGATATTACAAACTCTTgttcttgatgatgatgatgatgatctgAACCGAAGGAATGACTAAAATTTGTACCTTCAGTAGGGTGATTCAGAAGATGAGTTTCTGAAGTTAGAAGATCTGTGATTGATAAGGGCCTTCCACCATAGCTACTTTGATCTCTGAAATAATGtgcttgatgatgatgattactACACCATGGATCAAACCCTAATTGCCTTTGATGACTTGGACTTGGTTTCCGAAATGCTCTACATACAACCCATCCTTCTTCCTGTAATATTCAATTATATTAGTCAACGCTTGATTATCAAGAAATTAATgtaaatttttaagataaataattttatgatgCAGTTACACTAAAAGTCTGGAGTTTAATTTTGGgttaatagtcaaattagtttttgaaagataagacattttttaaattcgttcttgaaatattttttcaatcaaattggtCATTCAAAAATTACGAATTAATCATATCTATCCTTCAGTTACTCCATTCATAATTTTCGTcatcaatttcataattttcgtcAACAATTGATGATGTGAAATGTTAACTAATAGCATACATGACACATAACATGTTGAATTAGACGTTGACTAAATATGTTTACGAAAATCTATCAATTTAGTCATTAGGTCATATTAGAAATAAGATTTTTGTAATTGGGAAAAatgactaaattaataaattttttataaacataTTTTGTCAATATCTAATTAGATATATCAGGTACTATATATGTTATCAATTAACATTTTACAACATTAATATTTGaagaaaattattaatagaGTTACTGGAGAACAAATATGATTAATTCGCAATTTTTAAAGGaccaatttgattgaaaaaatctTCCAGAGATGAATTTAAAGAACGTCTCATCTTTCAGAgactaatttgactattaatCCATTTAATTGTTGATGATCTTAAAAGAAACAATTTTTAGTACaaagcaaataataaaaaaacgaaatgtgttagagatataactatTTACATGACTctttatttatgattttttttttaccaactAAAATAATCAATTTGTATGAGCAAGCAAGactaaaagtaaaataaaataaaagtaagtAGAGATAATAAATTagatatattaattataagctTAGAAGGATATTATGTATGAACTATGAAGTTGTGTAAGATAAGATAGAGAAAGTAGGAGAAGCGTGTTATGATTTGCATTTGGCTCTTGGGCTTTATGAAAAGCAAAGTAACTTTTATGAGTAAGTGCGATATGTTTTCATTACATGGTTGACATTACTACGTATTAACGATTCTCAATCATAACGCCAAAATATGGTTGCCTCATGCTTCAAAAAACAATGTTTGTTATGAAATTTCTTAGGGATATCatctttaatttaataatttaaaatgttCAAAACATTTTACGAATAACTCTTGTGTTTAGCTAATTAATTAATGCTCAATATAAAcgcaatgcatgcaagaacattaCTCAATGATTTTCAATTGCACCCTAATAATGATCATCATTAGTAAGAACTAAGAACGCCTTTAATGTTATATTGGTTAAAAATTGATGAAATCTAGAAGCTCTTTTATAGAACTTAGcaaaacaattaataaataaataaagatgaTATAATTTAACAATCACTATAGCTAGGTCCACATTATTATTTCTGAAAAGAATAAAAAGTTTAAGTGTATGAGAAAGGGAAAAAGATAAGTTGAAAGCATTATTGTGTAATTGGAAAAAAGAGTGATGACTACTGTATATATGTTTGAAAATAAAGATGGAGTGTGAAAGAGGAAGAAAAGTGGAATAATAAGAATGGTTTTTGACATCCTATttactataaaaatatatgtttgCCTTCTCTTTTCACTTATGACTTTTGAAAAGCATAAGATCTTTTTCATGTTAATTAAATTACAAATAATGTTAAAGAATTATTAGAATTTAGTATTTTGATCATCAATTAATGATTAATGtctaaaaatatatatcaaattatattattgaattattatattaaaagaattgaattactataattaaaaataataataataaataataaattttgatagttatctaatatttttttaaatgatatacttttgttatttatttaattgctaGCATTAATTAGCCATTAAGATGTAGCTAGATACtaaattattttaagaaaaaaaaatcgaaaataaGTAAGTATTATTTATACTAAATAATACTTTATATTCTGTTGATGTATTTGAATGTTTTTTTTGGTTAATTGTTAgtcgaaaataataaattgtgtGGTCCTGTAGCAttattaattgttattttttattaataattaatttatttaaggtgaaaattcaggtgaagtcgactttatgtgaagttgatatctgagagtcgactctcaaatatcaacttcaaGTAAAATCGACTGCACCTAAATTTTTACATTTATTTAACTgtttttaattatcaactttaTATAAAGACGAGTACACCTAAATTtctatcaaattaaaaattaaaacaatgtAGAGAAAGAACTTGCCTGAGGAGGGCCATGTTCAGAGGTTTGATGGCGATATTCGTGCATGATCCAATCAGTTTTGCGGCCATTAGGGGCACGTCCTTTGTAGAAGACCAAAGTCTTCCTCATACCAATGATCCTGTTCTTGGACATAACAGCCTTGTCTCTCCCAGTTGCTTTCCAGAATCCAGCAGCAGTTGCTCTGTTTGTTCTTGTTCCTGTTGGATACTTCTTGTCTTTGTGGCTGAAAAAGTACCACTCATTTTGTTCCTCATATCCTAGCTTGCATCTATCTgcacattattcaaattcatcTACATATTATGTGGGAATTTCAACTTATGTACCACACTTACActtatatatgttaaaaatataaaatatacatatattttacacaaatatataatgattaatttagtgactaattttttattaaataataaatactgTAAATCTCATTATTATATGTGAATCTTACGCcacatttaataataaaaattatataagagTGTATAAATTcggttaaaaatttaaaaccaatAAGAAAAAATTAGTTGAGGAAGTTATAATAATATAagtactttaattttaattacattgtATCTCTATATTGTGATATGTACCTTGTATGTCCCATGGTTCCATTTTGTAGAGATCGATCTCAACTATAACATCTAGATCAATTTTGAGGGAGTTAATTTTCCTCTTGAGGTAATACCCCACAAGTTCTTCTTCTGTTGGGTGAAATCTAAATCCTGGAGGCACACATGATTCCATATCCATTGTTGCTCTCTCCTGATCAAAAACAACCAATAATAACTCATTTCACTAATATCTCTATTTTACTTTTGTTAATTAATGAATAGAGATCGAAAAATATTATCCAAAATTATTGGATTTGAGAGATATATAAATAATGTAGGTATCTAGGGCTGACATATATACATAAGTAATGATGATGATGTAACATTGGTTTTGGACCCAAAGAATAATATTAGTGAAGCATGTGCGATGAGAAAAATTGGCAGACCATGTGTGGAACCCCACCATTAAAATGGAAACAAAAATATGagatatatatattatgattaGTCCTATATATATAAGTAGCAAT from Arachis stenosperma cultivar V10309 chromosome 9, arast.V10309.gnm1.PFL2, whole genome shotgun sequence encodes the following:
- the LOC130951826 gene encoding NAC domain-containing protein 30 — protein: MTLTQIPERATMDMESCVPPGFRFHPTEEELVGYYLKRKINSLKIDLDVIVEIDLYKMEPWDIQDRCKLGYEEQNEWYFFSHKDKKYPTGTRTNRATAAGFWKATGRDKAVMSKNRIIGMRKTLVFYKGRAPNGRKTDWIMHEYRHQTSEHGPPQEEGWVVCRAFRKPSPSHQRQLGFDPWCSNHHHQAHYFRDQSSYGGRPLSITDLLTSETHLLNHPTEGTNFSHSFGSDHHHHHQEQEFVISNNHQQLIELPQLDSPTTTSFAVKESSSINNNNEEYCSDDRNNNNNNNNIDWKSLDNLFADTSNYFSSNPNMSQFMTINHHLGCFPGS